From the genome of Maniola jurtina chromosome 10, ilManJurt1.1, whole genome shotgun sequence, one region includes:
- the LOC123868671 gene encoding ATPase H(+)-transporting accessory protein 2 isoform X1, which yields MGGTMVFFWVTLAISVIGSNASGEFSILHSPDSLKFSGSSKTLESLLKEIYSASLGMSVEENADWNGLTIVDPFNTPEAVLEVYIDGVPSLGETAGLKTKNFPLIVDEYEPDTYDAVRHRIKQRFTNGGNTLVNIRLSDPDDLSSVSNVFGEVVPPKLSKQTYQYLKLNKDNEEDYLFLYELEVLKLLTAKVNSGAISADNIVDYYNIRFRSLHALSDFHGPNSMQTKEAKNLLAHALQELSDAFVKAYSGSVLVSAVTTDVAHTRRVRAAPELRADKLLEDVARQGNSSEIGNKEDNYTADYAAIFNIILWFSVVFAFALVAIVYAIMDMDPGRDSIIYRMTSTRMKKDN from the exons ATGGGTGGAACTATGGTATTTTTTTGGGTTACCCTTGCTATATCTGTAATTG GTTCCAACGCTTCGGGTGAATTCAGTATATTGCACAGTCCCGATTCATTGAAATTTTCTGGATCTAGTAAAACCCTGGAAAGCCTACTGAAAGAAATATATTCTGCATCTCTTGGCATGTCCGTAGAAGAG AATGCAGATTGGAACGGCTTAACAATAGTTGACCCTTTCAACACTCCTGAGGCAGTATTAGAAGTGTACATTGATGGTGTACCTTCACTTGGTGAAACT GCTGGCTTAAAAACGAAGAATTTCCCACTGATTGTTGATGAATATGAACCCGATACATATGATGCTGTGAGGCACAGAATCAAACAGAGGTTTACCAATGGAGGCAACACTTTAGTTAACATCAGACTATCAGATCCTGATGAT TTATCATCAGTGTCAAATGTATTTGGTGAAGTTGTTCCGCCCAAGCTTTCCAAGCAGACATACCAGTACTTGAAACTCAACAAAGATAATGAAGAGGATTACTTATTCCTTTATGAACTGGAAGTGTTGAAGTTATTGACTGCTAAA GTAAATTCTGGTGCAATCTCTGCAGACAACATTGTTGATTATTACAATATCAGATTCCGTTCCCTTCACGCTCTGTCGGACTTCCATGGCCCTAACTCCATGCAAACTAAAGAAGCTAAAAATCTGCTCG CTCACGCCCTGCAAGAGCTGAGCGACGCGTTCGTGAAGGCGTACTCGGGCTCCGTGCTGGTGTCCGCCGTCACCACCGACGTGGCACACACCCGCCGCGTGCGCGCCGCGCCCGAGCTCCGCGCCGACAAGCTCCTCGAG gATGTGGCTCGGCAAGGCAACAGCAGTGAAATTGGAAATAAG GAAGACAACTACACGGCCGACTACGCCGCTATATTCAATATCATCCTGTGGTTCAGCGTGGTGTTCGCCTTCGCGCTGGTGGCCATCGTGTACGCCATCATGGACATGGACCCCGGCAGGGACTCCATCATCTACCGCATGACCAGCACCAGGATGAAGAAAGACAACTAG
- the LOC123868672 gene encoding LIM and senescent cell antigen-like-containing domain protein 1 isoform X1, whose amino-acid sequence MPGIATMSLDNMFCTRCGDGFEPNEKIVNSNGELWHTGCFVCAQCFRVFPDGVFYEFEGRKYCERDFQVLFAPCCGKCREFVIGRVIKAMNSNWHPACFRCEECGVELADAGFIKHAGRALCHACNARVKADGLQNYICHKCHGVIDGEPLRYRGEVYHGYHFACATCGVELDHTAREVKNRPGYAANDVNNLFCLRCHDKMGIPICGACRRPIEERIVTALGKHWHVEHFVCAKCEKPFHGHRHYEKKGLAYCEQHYHQLFGNLCYVCNQVIAGDVFTALNKAWCVHHFACAVCDTALSTRSKFYEYDERPACRRCYERLPAELRRRLRRAHHYTVRR is encoded by the exons ATGCCTGG CATTGCTACCATGTCTTTGGACAATATGTTTTGTACCCGATGCGGGGATGGTTTTGAACCGAATGAGAAAATTGTGAACTCCAACGGTGAACTTTGGCATACAGGCTGTTTTGT ATGCGCACAGTGTTTCCGAGTCTTTCCAGATGGAGTATTTTATGAATTTGAAGGTCGAAAATACTGCGAGCGTGACTTTCAAGTGCTGTTTGCACCTTGCTGTGGAAAGTGTC GTGAGTTTGTGATTGGTCGTGTGATAAAAGCCATGAACTCGAACTGGCACCCGGCGTGCTTCCGCTGCGAGGAGTGCGGCGTGGAGCTGGCGGACGCGGGGTTCATCAAGCACGCGGGGCGCGCGCTGTGCCACGCGTGCAACGCGCGCGTCAAGGCTGACGGCTTGCAGAACTACATCTGCCATAAATGCCA CGGCGTGATCGACGGCGAGCCGCTGCGGTACCGCGGCGAGGTGTACCACGGGTACCACTTCGCGTGCGCCACGTGCGGCGTGGAGCTCGACCACACCGCCAGGGAGGTCAAGAACCGACCCGGCTACGCGGCCAATGACGTC aACAATCTCTTCTGCCTGCGTTGTCACGACAAGATGGGCATCCCCATCTGCGGCGCGTGTCGCCGCCCCATCGAGGAGAGGATCGTCACCGCGCTCGGCAAGCACTGGCACGTTGAG CATTTCGTATGTGCCAAGTGCGAGAAACCGTTCCACGGACACCGCCACTACGAGAAGAAGGGGCTGGCGTACTGCGAGCAGCACTACCACCAGCTGTTCGGCAACCTGTGCTACGTCTGCAACCAGGTCATCGCGGGAGACG TGTTCACTGCGCTGAACAAGGCGTGGTGCGTGCACCACTTCGCGTGCGCGGTGTGCGACACGGCGCTCAGCACGCGCAGCAAGTTCTACGAGTATGACGAGCGCCCCGCCTGCCGCCGCTGCTACGAGCGCCTGCCCGCCGAGCTGCGCCGCCGCCTGCGCCGCGCGCACCACTACACCGTGCGCCGCTGA
- the LOC123868667 gene encoding DNA polymerase delta subunit 3: protein MDAEDSYKTNLNTVTEMILDEEKLVTYITLSKDLCMHVNNSKQLLSRAVQKIREEQPNIQLNVSYIISGMSGSDAAIMTICTENDLDKLRKSLCVVFFYHVYSVCKGYSGVDNAAFLLFNKYEDYNLCPGLIRSKECIKRTSDEIGNLKTNSQEAIVLENKPLIVANKKLKQEPKHVSKSQVEETLAVKETEIISETKIKVEAVSPKKEFNNKQNVQKTNGLKTQKGIASFFNKSNSLQTGKVANSLQKNNGNNVSEYKKTSNGSTGSKVEDQKMDIDNGNNGIKMDIKKEVVDKKFKKESKSEEEKKDVQKEPVPSIKNKALNEIKKFSKVDKKRKRVLHVPDSESEEDNDPFVDNQEIKNVINNESEDEIPPTPSVRNSIKITSGIVNPKKRRKVVDKTYTDEDGYILTKKEEVYESCSENEDEVKVVKDIKTEKEVKKVESEVSPTKTKKSSPKKSKKKISPPQKGKQPTLNNFFKRK from the coding sequence ATGGATGCTGAAGATTCCTACAAAACCAATTTAAACACGGTTACAGAAATGATACTGGATGAGGAAAAATTAGTGACTTACATTACTCTCAGTAAAGATCTCTGTATGCACGTGAATAATAGCAAACAATTGCTATCCAGAGCTGTTCAAAAAATTCGCGAAGAACAGCCAAATATTCAACTAAATGTCAGCTATATAATATCTGGGATGTCTGGCAGTGATGCAGCCATAATGACAATATGCACAGAAAATGATTTGGACAAACTACGGAAATCATTGTgtgtagtatttttttatcatgtTTATAGTGTATGCAAGGGATATTCAGGAGTTGACAATGctgcttttttattgtttaataaatatGAGGACTATAACCTGTGTCCAGGTTTAATAAGGAGTAAAGAATGTATTAAGCGGACATCTGATGAAATAGGTAACTTGAAAACCAATAGCCAAGAAGCAATAGTTCTTGAAAATAAACCATTAATTGTTGCTAATAAGAAATTGAAACAAGAACCTAAACATGTCTCAAAGAGTCAAGTGGAAGAGACACTAGCTGTGAAAGAAACAGAAATAATATCTGAGACAAAAATTAAAGTTGAAGCTGTTTCTCCTAAGAAGGAATTCAACAATAAACAAAATGTTCAAAAGACAAACGGACTTAAAACTCAAAAAGGCATTGCATCATTCTTTAATAAGTCTAACAGTTTACAAACTGGTAAAGTAGCAAACAGCTTACAAAAGAATAATGGCAATAATGTTTCAGAATATAAGAAAACATCTAATGGATCCACAGGTAGTAAAGTTGAAGACCAAAAAATGGACATAGATAATGGGAACAATGGAATCAAAATGGATATTAAAAAAGAGGTGGtagataaaaaattcaaaaaagaaTCTAAGTCTGAAGAAGAAAAGAAAGATGTCCAGAAGGAGCCTGTGcccagtattaaaaataaagctcTGAATGAAATCAAGAAATTCTCAAAAGTTGACAAGAAAAGGAAAAGGGTGTTGCATGTACCAGACAGTGAAAGTGAAGAGGACAATGATCCATTTGTTGATAATCAAGAAATCAAGAATGTAATCAATAATGAGTCTGAAGATGAGATCCCTCCTACTCCGTCAGTACGCAACAGTATAAAAATAACATCTGGAATTGTTAATCCCAAAAAGAGAAGGAAGGTAGTTGATAAAACATATACTGATGAAGATGGATACATTTTAACCAAGAAGGAGGAAGTCTACGAGAGCTGTTCTGAAAATGAAGATGAAGTTAAAGTCGTAAAAGACATAAAAACAGAGAAAGAAGTAAAAAAAGTGGAAAGTGAAGTATCACCAACAAAAACTAAGAAAAGTAGtcctaaaaaatctaaaaagaaAATATCTCCTCCTCAAAAAGGAAAGCAGCCAActcttaataatttttttaaaagaaaataa
- the LOC123868671 gene encoding ATPase H(+)-transporting accessory protein 2 isoform X2: protein MGGTMVFFWVTLAISVIGSNASGEFSILHSPDSLKFSGSSKTLESLLKEIYSASLGMSVEENADWNGLTIVDPFNTPEAVLEVYIDGVPSLGETAGLKTKNFPLIVDEYEPDTYDAVRHRIKQRFTNGGNTLVNIRLSDPDDLSSVSNVFGEVVPPKLSKQTYQYLKLNKDNEEDYLFLYELEVLKLLTAKVNSGAISADNIVDYYNIRFRSLHALSDFHGPNSMQTKEAKNLLAHALQELSDAFVKAYSGSVLVSAVTTDVAHTRRVRAAPELRADKLLEEDNYTADYAAIFNIILWFSVVFAFALVAIVYAIMDMDPGRDSIIYRMTSTRMKKDN from the exons ATGGGTGGAACTATGGTATTTTTTTGGGTTACCCTTGCTATATCTGTAATTG GTTCCAACGCTTCGGGTGAATTCAGTATATTGCACAGTCCCGATTCATTGAAATTTTCTGGATCTAGTAAAACCCTGGAAAGCCTACTGAAAGAAATATATTCTGCATCTCTTGGCATGTCCGTAGAAGAG AATGCAGATTGGAACGGCTTAACAATAGTTGACCCTTTCAACACTCCTGAGGCAGTATTAGAAGTGTACATTGATGGTGTACCTTCACTTGGTGAAACT GCTGGCTTAAAAACGAAGAATTTCCCACTGATTGTTGATGAATATGAACCCGATACATATGATGCTGTGAGGCACAGAATCAAACAGAGGTTTACCAATGGAGGCAACACTTTAGTTAACATCAGACTATCAGATCCTGATGAT TTATCATCAGTGTCAAATGTATTTGGTGAAGTTGTTCCGCCCAAGCTTTCCAAGCAGACATACCAGTACTTGAAACTCAACAAAGATAATGAAGAGGATTACTTATTCCTTTATGAACTGGAAGTGTTGAAGTTATTGACTGCTAAA GTAAATTCTGGTGCAATCTCTGCAGACAACATTGTTGATTATTACAATATCAGATTCCGTTCCCTTCACGCTCTGTCGGACTTCCATGGCCCTAACTCCATGCAAACTAAAGAAGCTAAAAATCTGCTCG CTCACGCCCTGCAAGAGCTGAGCGACGCGTTCGTGAAGGCGTACTCGGGCTCCGTGCTGGTGTCCGCCGTCACCACCGACGTGGCACACACCCGCCGCGTGCGCGCCGCGCCCGAGCTCCGCGCCGACAAGCTCCTCGAG GAAGACAACTACACGGCCGACTACGCCGCTATATTCAATATCATCCTGTGGTTCAGCGTGGTGTTCGCCTTCGCGCTGGTGGCCATCGTGTACGCCATCATGGACATGGACCCCGGCAGGGACTCCATCATCTACCGCATGACCAGCACCAGGATGAAGAAAGACAACTAG
- the LOC123868674 gene encoding protein N-lysine methyltransferase METTL21D-like isoform X1, whose protein sequence is MSHRTSSFQLSDLFPREIDIEVCLKTLKIFQKLEGDVNCVVWDASLVLAKYLETMCQSKPDFLSGVRVLELGSGLGVVGLTAATLGAQVTLTDLPEALPLLRLNIAENKSKIVSMGGYAIAESLVWGDKHSDIHKQEFDMIVLADCVYYEDAINPLIETLQCLNNTIKKKPTIYLTQELRDSDIQKKLWNDFSDKLAELFYVEKIPEEQQHVNYRSSDILLLKITKK, encoded by the exons ATGTCCCACAGAACTTCAAGTTTTCAACTCAGCGACTTATTTCCAAGAGAGATTGATATTGAAGTTtgtttaaaaacattaaaaatatttcaaaaattggAAGGAGACGTGAACTGTGTTGTGTGGGATGCATCCCTAGTTCTTGCCAAATATTTGGAAACCATGTGTCAATCGAAACCGGACTTCTTAAGTGGTGTAAGAGTGCTAGAGTTGGGATCAGGACTGGGAGTTGTTGGTCTAACAGCAGCTACTTTAGG GGCACAAGTAACACTCACTGATTTGCCAGAAGCTCTTCCATTACTTCGCTTAAACATAGCTGAAAACAAATCAAAGATTGTCAGCATGGGTGGATATGCAATAGCAGAGTCCTTAGTATGGGGTGACAAACATTCTGATATTCATAAGCAAGAATTTGATATGATTGTTTTAGCTGACTGTGTTTACTATGAAGAT GCTATCAATCCTCTTATAGAAACGTTGCAGTGCTTAAATAACACGATTAAGAAAAAACCCACAATATATTTGACACAAGAATTAAGGGATTCAGATATACAAAAAAAGTTATGGAATGATTTCAGTGACAAATTAGCAGAGCTTTTCTatgtggaaaaaatacctgaagAACAACAGCATGTCAACTATCGGAGTTCTGATATTTTACTgttgaaaattacaaaaaaatga
- the LOC123868672 gene encoding LIM and senescent cell antigen-like-containing domain protein 2 isoform X2, translated as MSLDNMFCTRCGDGFEPNEKIVNSNGELWHTGCFVCAQCFRVFPDGVFYEFEGRKYCERDFQVLFAPCCGKCREFVIGRVIKAMNSNWHPACFRCEECGVELADAGFIKHAGRALCHACNARVKADGLQNYICHKCHGVIDGEPLRYRGEVYHGYHFACATCGVELDHTAREVKNRPGYAANDVNNLFCLRCHDKMGIPICGACRRPIEERIVTALGKHWHVEHFVCAKCEKPFHGHRHYEKKGLAYCEQHYHQLFGNLCYVCNQVIAGDVFTALNKAWCVHHFACAVCDTALSTRSKFYEYDERPACRRCYERLPAELRRRLRRAHHYTVRR; from the exons ATGTCTTTGGACAATATGTTTTGTACCCGATGCGGGGATGGTTTTGAACCGAATGAGAAAATTGTGAACTCCAACGGTGAACTTTGGCATACAGGCTGTTTTGT ATGCGCACAGTGTTTCCGAGTCTTTCCAGATGGAGTATTTTATGAATTTGAAGGTCGAAAATACTGCGAGCGTGACTTTCAAGTGCTGTTTGCACCTTGCTGTGGAAAGTGTC GTGAGTTTGTGATTGGTCGTGTGATAAAAGCCATGAACTCGAACTGGCACCCGGCGTGCTTCCGCTGCGAGGAGTGCGGCGTGGAGCTGGCGGACGCGGGGTTCATCAAGCACGCGGGGCGCGCGCTGTGCCACGCGTGCAACGCGCGCGTCAAGGCTGACGGCTTGCAGAACTACATCTGCCATAAATGCCA CGGCGTGATCGACGGCGAGCCGCTGCGGTACCGCGGCGAGGTGTACCACGGGTACCACTTCGCGTGCGCCACGTGCGGCGTGGAGCTCGACCACACCGCCAGGGAGGTCAAGAACCGACCCGGCTACGCGGCCAATGACGTC aACAATCTCTTCTGCCTGCGTTGTCACGACAAGATGGGCATCCCCATCTGCGGCGCGTGTCGCCGCCCCATCGAGGAGAGGATCGTCACCGCGCTCGGCAAGCACTGGCACGTTGAG CATTTCGTATGTGCCAAGTGCGAGAAACCGTTCCACGGACACCGCCACTACGAGAAGAAGGGGCTGGCGTACTGCGAGCAGCACTACCACCAGCTGTTCGGCAACCTGTGCTACGTCTGCAACCAGGTCATCGCGGGAGACG TGTTCACTGCGCTGAACAAGGCGTGGTGCGTGCACCACTTCGCGTGCGCGGTGTGCGACACGGCGCTCAGCACGCGCAGCAAGTTCTACGAGTATGACGAGCGCCCCGCCTGCCGCCGCTGCTACGAGCGCCTGCCCGCCGAGCTGCGCCGCCGCCTGCGCCGCGCGCACCACTACACCGTGCGCCGCTGA
- the LOC123868674 gene encoding protein N-lysine methyltransferase METTL21D-like isoform X2 — protein sequence MCQSKPDFLSGVRVLELGSGLGVVGLTAATLGAQVTLTDLPEALPLLRLNIAENKSKIVSMGGYAIAESLVWGDKHSDIHKQEFDMIVLADCVYYEDAINPLIETLQCLNNTIKKKPTIYLTQELRDSDIQKKLWNDFSDKLAELFYVEKIPEEQQHVNYRSSDILLLKITKK from the exons ATGTGTCAATCGAAACCGGACTTCTTAAGTGGTGTAAGAGTGCTAGAGTTGGGATCAGGACTGGGAGTTGTTGGTCTAACAGCAGCTACTTTAGG GGCACAAGTAACACTCACTGATTTGCCAGAAGCTCTTCCATTACTTCGCTTAAACATAGCTGAAAACAAATCAAAGATTGTCAGCATGGGTGGATATGCAATAGCAGAGTCCTTAGTATGGGGTGACAAACATTCTGATATTCATAAGCAAGAATTTGATATGATTGTTTTAGCTGACTGTGTTTACTATGAAGAT GCTATCAATCCTCTTATAGAAACGTTGCAGTGCTTAAATAACACGATTAAGAAAAAACCCACAATATATTTGACACAAGAATTAAGGGATTCAGATATACAAAAAAAGTTATGGAATGATTTCAGTGACAAATTAGCAGAGCTTTTCTatgtggaaaaaatacctgaagAACAACAGCATGTCAACTATCGGAGTTCTGATATTTTACTgttgaaaattacaaaaaaatga